Genomic segment of Rattus norvegicus strain BN/NHsdMcwi chromosome 7, GRCr8, whole genome shotgun sequence:
GTAGAGCGCGCCCACCGCCGCAGTCCTACTCTACTCCAGCTCTGGAACGCGCAGAAAGACCTACGGGGCAAGGAGCCgcctccaccccaccccgccTGGTGGAAGGTCCGAACGGGAGGTGTTGGAGTGGAGGGCCTTTCTGGCAGCAAATTGGGGGATTCATTCTGTAAAGAATGTGCCCAGTCAACATAGCTGTACGCCCAAACGCAAAATACACACTGCCCTCCCCGAGAGATGCAGTGGCTGTTTATTCCTAAGTGGCTCTCCAAGTATACGTGGCATTGAGTTGCTGAGCAATTTTAATGATTCCAGGCATCGTTTTTCTGCTCAGACCTCATCTGTCGTAGGTCTTCAACTATCACTCCACACTGAGCAAGGGCTCCtacataactctttttttttttttcgtccttccctttttaaattctgtttccccGACCTTAGAGAGACGACTGGCCGCCCGAGACGTGCGTGACGCGGCTCAGGGTACACGGCGTATTGTGTGGAGCGAGGCAGCTGTTCCACCTGCGGTGACTAATACACGCAGGACAAGAACACAGTTCAGCCGAGCGCTGCGCCCGAACAACTGTACAGAAAGGGAAAGGACCGACGCGCGAGCAGGAGAAAATGGTCGGGCGCGCAGTTAATTCATGCTGCGCTATTACTGTTTACACCCCGAGTCGGAGTACTGGGCTGCGGGACTGAGGCTCCTCCTCTTTCCCCGGCTCCCCACTAGTGCCCCTCCCGAGTTCCCAAAGCAGAGGGCGGGGGAGcgagaggaggaaaaaaatagaggtcgggaggggagggagaaagagattcTCTGGCTAATCCCCGCCCACCCGCCCTTTATAATCCGGGGGTCTGCACGGCTAAGGACCCCCGGGCTGCGCTGCTCTCCGCTGCCGCCTCCGCCGCGCCCACTCCGCTCGCCTCCTGCCTCCAAAAGGGCAGGGCTTCGCCGAGGCTTGGCGGGAAAAAGAAGCGAGGGGAGGGATCCGGAGTCGCAGTATAAAAGAAGCTTTTCGGGCGTTTTTTTTCTGACTCGCTGTAGTAATTCCAGCGAGAGACAGAGGGAGTGAGCGGGCGGGTTGGAAGAGCCCAGTGTGCAGAGCCCCACTCCGGGCTTCCTAGGAAGGCAGCTCTGGAGTGAGAAGGGCTTTGCCTCCAGGCTTGCTGCCTCCTCGACCCAATCCTCCCGCTGACCCAACATCAGCGGTCGCAACCCTCGCCGCCTCTGGGAAACTTTGCCCATTGCAACGGGCAGACACTTCTCACTGGAACTTACAATCTGCGAGCCAGGACAGGACTCCCCAGGCGCAGGGGAGGGAATTTTTGTCTATTTGGGGACAgtgttctctgcctctgcccgcGATCGGCTCCCCTGAAAAGAGCTCCTCGCGTTATTTGAAGCCTGAATTTCCTTTGGGAGGTGGAAAACCCGGTAAGCACAGATCTGTTGGTCTTCTACTGTTTTCTCTACGTCCTGAGTGTAGCGACCGGTTAGAACAGTCTTTATTCAATTTCTGTGCTTTTGACACTTTACTCAGAGTAGTTGGGGTAGGCCGGGGCGGAGTTGAGGTGGATCTGAGTCGGGGTAGAACGACTTGTCAAGATgacaggaaaggggaaggaaaaaacCGGGGTGCATTTTGAAACTGTCTTCCAGAGGTTACCGTGGGCTGACGCTGACCCGGGCCGGTTGGACATTCTTGCTGTGCTACATTAATTGATATTTATgtcctttgggggggggggtgtcaaagCCGGAGGTCTCTTCGCGGTGGCCAAAGGAAGCCCTTCGTATCCTGAGGTCTTTGGGAAAGGGATTACCTTTTGCGTGTTCTCCGCAAAAAGCGAGAAGGCTCCGTAGCCTCTGACTTCCCAGTCTTTGGGAGGGCATTTAAATTTCGGCTTGGTGCATTTCTGACAGCCTGAGACCAACTCGGGGGTGCGTCCCGCCCGCCAATCCCCGGCGGCGATTGCAACCGGTCCCTGATCCTTTTAAGAAGTTGCCATTGGGCTTTAAAAATAGTGATCATAGTAAAATTTAAGCCTAACCCTCCGCGGTATTAGGACTTGGTGTTGGACTAGCGCACTGAGGAGAGGCAAAACTGGGGCAGGGATGTGACCGATTCGTTGACTTGGGGAAAACCAGAGGGAATCCTCACATTCCTGGTTGGGATCCGCGGGTATTCCCCGCGCCCCTGAATTGCTAGGGAGACTGCGGTGAGTCTTGATCTGAGCTGTTCGGTAACAGCTGCTACCCTCGGCGGGGAGAGGGAAGACGCCCTGCACCGGGTGCTGAATCGCTGTGGGGTCTCTGGCGCAGTGGCGTCGCGGTTTAGAGTGTAGCAGGGAGGTGTCTCTTATTATTTGACACCCCCTCCCCTTTGGAGAGGCTTGTTAGAGCCTGAGACTGAGCTCTCCCCTCCAAGTCAGCAATAGGAAAGAAAAGCcggcaaaggaaggaaggggggcgCGCTgggggtggagaaagaggagggcgGAGAGGGGCGGCGGCGCCGGCTGGGTAAGAGCCGGGCGACGGCGCGAGTAGGGACCCGGACCCGGTCGGCGGCGCAAAGAGCCGGCACCGGAGGGGGCCGAGCACCGCGGCGCCTCTCGCCTTTCTCCTTCAGGTGGCGCAAAACTTTGCGCCTAGGCTTTTGGCAGACTGTATTCCCTACAGTCGCCTCCCTCAGCCTCTGAAGGAGGCCAAGGCCGATGGCGATTCCTGGGCGTCTGCAGTGCTAAGTCCCTGCTCTAAGGAGGCGGGGACTCGGAGCAGCTGCTAGTCCGACCAGCGTCACTGATAGTAGGGAGTAAAAGAGTGCATTccccccaaccacacacacacacacacacacacacacacacacacacacacacacacacacacacacttggaagtACAGCAGGCTGAAAGGGGAGTGGTTCAGGATTGGGGTACGCGCTGCGCCAGGTTTCCGCATCAACCAGAGCTGGGTAACTCTAGACTTGCTTCCCTTGCTGTGCCCCCTCCAACAGACAGTCACGACGATGCCCCTCAACGTGAGCTTCGCTAACAGGAACTATGACCTCGACTACGACTCGGTGCAGCCCTATTTCATCTGCGACGAGGAAGAGAATTTCTATCACCAGCAACAGCAGAGCGAGCTGCAGCCGCCCGCACCCAGTGAGGATATCTGGAAGAAATTCGAGCTGCTGCCCACCCCGCCCCTGTCCCCCAGCCGCCGCTCCGGGCTCTGCTCTCCGTCCTATGTTGCGGTCGCTACGTCCTTCTCCCCAAGGGAGGACGATGACGGTGGCGGTGGCAACTTCTCCACCGCCGATCAGCTGGAGATGATGACCGAGCTACTTGGAGGAGACATGGTGAATCAGAGCTTCATCTGCGATCCTGACGATGAGACCTTCATCAAGAACATCATCATCCAGGACTGTATGTGGAGCGGCTTCTCGGCCGCTGCCAAACTGGTCTCCGAGAAGCTGGCCTCTTACCAGGCTGCGCGCAAAGACAGCACCAGCCTGAGCCCCGCCCGCGGGCACAGCGTCTGCTCCACCTCCAGCCTGTACCTGCAGGACCTCACCGCCGCAGCGTCCGAGTGCATCGACCCCTCAGTGGTCTTCCCCTACCCGCTCAACGACAGCAGCTCGCCCAAATCCTGTACCTCGTCCGATTCCACGGCCTTCTCTTCTTCCTCGGACTCGCTGCTGTCCTCCGAGTCCTCCCCACGGGCCACCCCTGAGCCCCTAGTGCTGCATGAAGAGACACCGCCCACCACCAGCAGCGACTCTGGTAAGCCGCCCCAACCCCAGCAGGGTAGGAAGCCAGAGGTTGGATGGACCTCCTTCTCATTGGCATTAATTCAATTGGCCCCCGGGCtcaccctttctttcccttcgGTCTAAGCTCTTCATCCCTGGACTCCTGTGCTTCAGatatccctccccttcccccagacCGCCCTGGTtgtcagccccacccccacccttcccACCCCTCAGGAATTTCATTTGGGTTTTTAAATCTTCTGGCTTATCTTTCAACTCAATCCACTCCCTTTACCCCTCCTAGGCATTTTAATTACCCAGAGAAGGGTGTGAAGGAGGATAGGGAACTGATCCTGAGAAGAGTGAATGAATTACCTGCTTTTCTTTGACTTCAGAAGAATATTTGAATTTAATGTCTACAAGACCCAAGAGAAGCAATGACAGAAGCAGGACAGCCTTTAGCCTCAGAGCCAGGCACTAGTGAAAGATCCTGAAGAGTTGAAGAGCTGTTTTCCCTCCATCCCGTTTTGAACACTTCAAAGCAAATCCTCTTCAGTTTGGATTTTCgtaccccctccctccccaaatGCTCgccccaccactgccaccaccaggACAGGACGTTTGGCAAAACCACAAGACTTTACTATTGCACTTCCAGTAATATAGGGAGTTGGTAAAGTCATAGCAAGATATTTGCAGCTATCGCCTACAGGACCTGAAGGGTTCTTGGTGAAGTCCCTTAAAAATGGGAGGTGCTTGGGAATGTGCTTTgctttgggtgtgtctgaagccTCATTAAGTCTTAGGTAAGAATTGGCAACGATGCCATATCCTGGTACATGGTAATTTTCTCACCTGTGCCCTAACCCTGTTCTACCTTTCTGGGAAACGGGAGGATGGTGTCTAGATCTGGTTCTTACTTCTCAATCCTTTCCAACTTGGCACTTGGATAGCATCGGTCAAACCCCCATCTGGGATTCAGGAGGCATTGCTAACTAATCTTCCACTTCCTTCCTTACAGAAGAAGAACAAGATGATGAGGAAGAAATTGATGTGGTGTCTGTGGAAAAGAGGCAACCCCCTGCCAAGAGGTCCGAGTCAGGGTCATCCCCATCAAGAGGCCACAGCAAACCTCCACACAGCCCACTGGTCCTCAAGAGGTGCCATGTCTCTACTCACCAGCACAATTATGCAGCACCCCCCTCCACAAGGAAGGACTATCCAGCTGCCAAGAGGGCCAAGTTGGACAGTGGCAGGGTCCTGAAACAGATCAGCAACAACCGCAAATGCTCCAGCCCCAGGTCCTCAGACACCGAGGAAAACGACAAGAGGCGGACACACAACGTCTTGGAACGTCAGAGGAGAAACGAGCTGAAGCGTAGCTTTTTTGCCCTGCGCGACCAGATCCCTGAGTTGGAAAACAACGAAAAGGCCCCCAAGGTAGTTATCCTCAAAAAAGCCACCGCCTACATCCTGTCCGTTCAAGCAGATGAGCACAAACTCATCTCAGAAAAGGACTTACTGAGGAAACGGCGAGAACAGTTGAAACACAAACTCGAACAGCTTCGAAACTCTGGTGCATAAACTGACCGGAAGTGAGGAGGAGCTGGAATCTCGAGTGTAAGGAGAACGGTTCCTTCTGACAGAACTTGGACTTCAAAAAATGCATGCTCAAAGCCTAACCTCACAACCTTGGCTGGGGCTTTGGGACTTCAGCCATAATGTTAACTGCCTCAAAGTTAAGGcataaaagaacttttttttatgcttcccatcttctttctttttcctttaacaGATTtgtatttaattgttttttttaaaaaaatcttccgGTGTACATAGGGCCTTTAAATGTAAATAACTTTAATAAAACGTTTATAACAGTTATACAAGATTTTAAGACATGTATGATaaaccataattttttttatttaaagaccttttcatttttaaagttgatttttttctattgtttttagaaaaaataaaataattggaaAAAATATAATTGAGCCAACTCTTaaatggtgttttctttttttttttcctccaatttCTCTTCCTCAACTATAGATGAACAGAACTGACCGTCTTCCCAGGACGGGTTTACAAGGGTGGGAAGGGGTTATCTTAAaatggggcgggggaggggggtgcCTCAAGACCTCTAAGTTCCCAGTGTTATGAGATCCTTTCTGTGGATGCTGATAGGATGAGAGTTGAGAAAGGGCAAAAGGCAAGTGAGGTTAGATACAAGGaacagggaagcaagaggttaaAGATAGCAGACAGGGAAGAGATGGCAGAATGAATCTCCTGCAGTTAACGGAAGCCTTTTGCTGGTTCACTTCAAGCCAGGGACTCTGCCccacaaaagaacttctgggggaagggagaggcaccTTTTGTTCTTTGCTCCCAGGTGACAGTCCCTTAACCATTTATCCCTATACCTCAGAAGAACCAGAGGGAAGAGCATTACCCCTTGAACCTGGTTTTCCAAATGACGACACTCAAAAGGTTCGGAGGGTTGTAGTGAGAAGAACACAGGCAAAAATAATCCAGGgcccctgtcttgaaaacaagcCACACTGCCTTGTGAAGCTGGGTGTCCTCAGCTGCGGAAAGCAGCTGCTTAGGTGTCTGAGAATGAACTCTACTACTTGTTCCAGGCTCTCTTGGGAGCTTTGACATTAGTGCCACAAAAGAGGTACTATACTCTCTTCATACGTAATGCAGGTAGAAACAGACATGAAATAACCCATCTATGCACCCAAGGGATTCAAAACCACTTAACACTGCATCCAGTAGGAATATCCCAGCTACTAATGAAAGAACAGGACTCGCTACTCCAAACTAATCAGGTgtcagtttccctccttgtttgtggattggggaggtggggggggagtTGCTATATCATTGATTATTGCTTAGTCTTACACTCAGAAGCACATACCTCgctcctgccttagccttttttttttttttttaacatcagatCCCTGCTTGCTCCTGGGAAGAAGCCAGTTTAGAAGTGCTACTGGTCagatcataaaataaaacatacttaGGCTTTGTTACGTGAGTCATTATTTTAGAAATTGCAAGCTCTTTCCTCCCAAGCACTTTCACACACTCATGACACATGCTCATCACTGGCCCATGAGAAAGCAGTTTTGAACAGGCATCTTATTAATTATAAGCCGCTGGAAACCCACAATCCAAACCAGAAACCGGAACATGTCAGTAGAGACCAGGGGAAAGGTAACCTAAATGTCTAAATGACCCCATTGTCTCAGAGAAGGTCTCTAACATCCTGGACTGTCTTTGGGATTTCACCATCATTCATAAACCAATAAGTAATTACTGTCTTTGATACACACACCCCCTAAGATAATCTCCTGAACCATTTAACACTTAGATTTTGATCTTTTTGGCTCCTTTAGACCCACACTCAGCTTCAAACTATCCCACCCTCTATCCTAAattcaaaggaaaagacaaacccCAAACACTGAGTAATTCAAAGGGTAACAAAAgggggcgggggggcgggggTGGTGTGCTCGTAATAAGTTCCCCCACTTTGCCCTTTGGTGAGCCTAGGCTGGAGTGGTGCCCTAGGGTGACTCACTTGAGACCCGGGAAGGTGTTAGATTGAATCACTCAGTCCAGGCAAGCCCAAGGACTAGGAGAGCATTCCTCATTAGGAAAACAACTTGTTCCAAATGATCAGGAAACAAGTTTAAGGATTCAGAGTTTGGCTGTGGGAATGGAAGGGAAGTATCACAGTCCCCTGTCAGGGCACTTCTCAGCTTTACCAAGCCAAGGAATGGTCTGAAAAACAGGACATCAGCCAGCTTCCTTCCAGAAAGTCAGTCTGAGCTTGAACATAACACAGGAAGGCTCTTGGTAGCCAATCTGGAGTCCCAGGGTTATGGGACACTGTGTAGTCAAATTTATAGATAACAATCACAATGAGGGGTGAAGTGGGAGGAGCTTTCAACTTGGTCTGGAATATACAAGCATTGCCTGGTCTCTGTCGTTCACCCATGACGGTGGAATTGAAAGCTGCCCCAAAGGATTCCTGGGATGGTGTTCTCCAGGGTAGAACAAGTGATGAAGAAGTGTTATTTTATGCTGACATTAGGTGGCAACATGGGAGACCAACCTTACGAAGCAATCAATCAAACTTTAAGATGAACAAAATTTTCACAATAACAGGAGAGTACTTGGACCATTCAAAGTTTGGACGTGTACAAAGAGTCTTCTGCTGTTCTTTGAGACAAACTTTGGCACTATGTTTGGGGAAGAGGACAAAAAGTAAAATGTGAGGGGATTCTCTGCGGTTTGTTTACAATAAGCGATGAGTCACAATGATGACTTGTTAGTATCGACTGCTTAAGGGACCCTGAAGCATTTCTTCCCAACAAAAAGTAATCATTAGGTTATAACAAGCTGGAAGACAGGCTTCAAGACTGTTTCTAAATACATCTTCAGGGAACAAACTCTTCATTTAAGGTCAGAAACCATCCTGGGTGGATTTCAAGAACGGGGGCTTATTTGAAACAATGAAGCATGGGCTGGAGATATATGTTCAGCGATGGGACACTTGTCTCGCTTGTTGCTTGATCGGCAACACAACGGaaataagtaaaaaaacaaaccaaaaggatGCTCCTACTCATTAGCAAAACTCTAGCAATTTTGTTGTTGCTGGTACCACCTCCTTCCAGAGAAATCCAACAAACTACCAATTTAGGAAAAACACCCTTCACTAGTGGCTTTGCCACACTGCTGTGAGTTGACTCAATGACTGAGTGGATTTCCCTTTTGAGTTTTACTTCACTCAATATTGGTCTGCCCTAAGCTCTTTAGGAAGACAGGGTTGAGAGGAACAAGTGTTAATGGGATGTAGATCTTCTGAGGCTGAAAGGAATGTCCTTTGTCTCTAAACAATGCCTAGGGGCTCAGCCACTCTCTCTTCCAGGAGTCACCCCACCATCTC
This window contains:
- the Myc gene encoding myc proto-oncogene protein (non-AUG (CUG) translation initiation codon), translating into MNFLWEVENPTVTTMPLNVSFANRNYDLDYDSVQPYFICDEEENFYHQQQQSELQPPAPSEDIWKKFELLPTPPLSPSRRSGLCSPSYVAVATSFSPREDDDGGGGNFSTADQLEMMTELLGGDMVNQSFICDPDDETFIKNIIIQDCMWSGFSAAAKLVSEKLASYQAARKDSTSLSPARGHSVCSTSSLYLQDLTAAASECIDPSVVFPYPLNDSSSPKSCTSSDSTAFSSSSDSLLSSESSPRATPEPLVLHEETPPTTSSDSEEEQDDEEEIDVVSVEKRQPPAKRSESGSSPSRGHSKPPHSPLVLKRCHVSTHQHNYAAPPSTRKDYPAAKRAKLDSGRVLKQISNNRKCSSPRSSDTEENDKRRTHNVLERQRRNELKRSFFALRDQIPELENNEKAPKVVILKKATAYILSVQADEHKLISEKDLLRKRREQLKHKLEQLRNSGA